A section of the Gloeobacter violaceus PCC 7421 genome encodes:
- a CDS encoding DUF2231 domain-containing protein — protein sequence MARHPNIPPIIETHDHEYRGSGVESTVAVAGHPLHPVIVTFPIAFLVAAFGSDLGYYLTQDPFWARASQWLLGAGIAGGVIAAITGMTDFLRIKRVQARSAGWIHMATNVVVLGISVLNFLPRIDDPVGPILPLGIVASAVVAVLLGVSGWFGGELSFRHKVGVIGEQDRTTS from the coding sequence ATGGCCAGGCACCCCAACATCCCGCCCATCATCGAAACCCACGATCACGAGTATCGCGGCAGTGGCGTCGAGAGCACCGTGGCCGTTGCAGGTCATCCGCTCCATCCGGTCATCGTCACCTTCCCGATCGCCTTTCTGGTCGCCGCCTTCGGGAGCGACCTGGGGTACTACCTGACCCAAGACCCGTTCTGGGCGCGGGCATCCCAGTGGCTTTTGGGCGCCGGTATCGCCGGGGGAGTGATCGCCGCGATCACCGGCATGACCGACTTTTTGCGCATCAAGCGTGTGCAGGCCCGCTCGGCAGGCTGGATCCACATGGCGACCAACGTCGTGGTGCTGGGTATCTCCGTGCTCAACTTCCTGCCGCGCATCGACGACCCGGTAGGACCGATCTTGCCCCTGGGCATCGTCGCTTCGGCGGTCGTGGCTGTGCTGTTGGGCGTCTCCGGGTGGTTCGGGGGCGAGTTGTCCTTTCGCCATAAAGTGGGAGTGATCGGTGAGCAGGATCGCACCACTTCTTGA
- the smc gene encoding chromosome segregation protein SMC: MHLKCLEIERFKSFGPYTRIPLLEGFTVVSGPNGSGKSNIIDALLFALGLSTSRGMRAEKLSDLIHQGAAKGEVAVTVTFALDAAAGGGELTVCRRLKVNGPNSTSSYQLNGSPCTLTDLHEELARHHIYPEGYNVVLQGDVTGIIAMPARERREIIDELAGVAEFDRKIEAARRELGEVEVRSDRIQAVVSELLEQMERLQKERAKAEEYRKLRAELGELALWEHLLSVRSLEAQIAQITSQLAAAEAVLAGFDREAEALAERCEQALDELDTANTRVKAMGENEQVALRTQMASVQAQRAQAEAALADLAQQQRQAQGRQQQLELELGELALTLTGFSRRQQDQQALVAQWTARLESDRQVLETSRNDLEQLSASSRRWVEEQSQLRRRLDQLQSEHDPLQRTLDRLGDRLVQATGEGERHREELARIEAGHAQLATEAKVAQERLAAARTRLEQTRADLEAERAQILADRTTQRRLEKERTEKARELDRLETQRQVWREAEGSRATQEVLGSGIQGVHGLISQLGRVEAQYQGALEVAAGNRLNNVVVEDDAVAAQAIELLKSRRAGRATFLPLNKLRSGRYLERLHEEGAIGYALDLIEFDRRYEAAFVQVFGDTVVFRSLELARRQLGRYRMVTMAGELLEKSGAMTGGSLDARRGGSGFALSEPPELAEMRARLGDLDRLLATLAERLERREQRAHELQSAAEAAQRELVAIENRAEQLGREHSTQQARATQLRVFLDSCQVGLEADRQEQADLAARLGPLREQIVQVREELAKLEQSDNHHRWQQSQQHLRELETEVRRWELQLRHAEADLQKSHLDEQLAQEKRQNLLSRRLDWEDQKVEFGQREEESRTRLAEFDRVIAELAAQVAELEERLVDIKRERDRLEAHGRALQQRQGQLNLQREQERLHQGQRAAALAAAQERLDELGPPAEDVPPPPEDLSLEQLQATRLRKQRRLEALEPVNMLAIEEYDRTAERQGELSEKLATLQRERSELLLRIEDCDTLKRSAFMQAFDAVNTHFQSLFAELSDGDGHLALEDPDNPFAGGLTLVAHPRGKQVRRLEAMSGGEKSLTALSFIFALQRYRPSPFYAFDEVDMFLDGANVERLAKMVRQQANSTQFLVVSLRRPMIERADRAIGVTLARAGHSQVLGVKLAADAS, encoded by the coding sequence ATGCATTTGAAGTGTCTTGAGATTGAGCGCTTCAAGTCCTTCGGCCCCTACACCCGCATCCCCCTGCTCGAAGGCTTTACGGTCGTCTCGGGGCCGAACGGGTCGGGCAAATCGAACATCATCGACGCGCTGCTGTTTGCTCTTGGGCTTTCGACCAGCCGGGGGATGCGCGCCGAGAAGCTCTCGGATCTAATCCACCAGGGGGCCGCAAAGGGCGAAGTGGCGGTAACCGTCACATTTGCCCTCGATGCGGCAGCGGGCGGCGGGGAGCTGACCGTCTGCCGCCGCCTCAAGGTGAACGGCCCCAACAGCACCAGCAGCTACCAGCTCAACGGCAGCCCCTGCACCCTCACAGATCTGCACGAGGAGCTGGCCCGCCACCATATCTATCCGGAAGGCTACAACGTCGTGCTCCAGGGCGACGTCACCGGCATCATCGCGATGCCCGCCCGCGAGCGGCGCGAAATCATCGACGAACTGGCCGGGGTGGCGGAATTCGACCGCAAAATCGAGGCGGCCCGCCGCGAACTGGGCGAAGTCGAGGTCCGCTCCGACCGCATCCAGGCGGTGGTCAGCGAACTGCTCGAGCAGATGGAGCGCCTCCAAAAGGAGCGCGCCAAGGCCGAGGAGTACCGCAAGTTGCGCGCTGAACTGGGGGAACTGGCGCTCTGGGAGCACCTGCTTTCTGTGCGCTCTCTCGAAGCACAAATTGCCCAGATCACCTCACAGCTGGCCGCCGCAGAGGCGGTGCTTGCCGGGTTCGACCGCGAGGCGGAAGCACTGGCCGAGCGGTGCGAGCAAGCCCTCGACGAACTCGATACGGCCAATACCCGGGTCAAGGCGATGGGTGAGAACGAGCAGGTGGCGCTGCGCACGCAGATGGCGAGCGTGCAGGCCCAGCGCGCCCAGGCGGAAGCGGCCCTGGCCGATCTTGCTCAACAGCAGCGTCAGGCGCAGGGTCGCCAGCAACAGCTCGAACTCGAACTGGGCGAACTGGCGCTCACCCTCACCGGTTTTTCGCGCCGCCAGCAGGATCAGCAGGCCCTGGTCGCCCAGTGGACGGCACGGCTGGAGAGCGACCGGCAGGTCCTTGAGACCAGCCGCAACGACCTGGAGCAGCTGTCGGCTTCTTCCCGGCGCTGGGTGGAGGAGCAGTCGCAACTGCGCCGCCGCCTCGACCAGTTGCAAAGCGAACACGACCCTCTACAGCGCACCCTAGACCGGCTGGGCGACCGGCTGGTGCAGGCGACCGGGGAGGGCGAGCGCCACCGCGAAGAACTGGCGCGCATCGAAGCGGGCCACGCCCAGCTTGCCACGGAAGCCAAAGTCGCCCAGGAGCGCCTGGCAGCCGCCCGCACCCGCCTGGAACAGACCCGCGCCGATCTCGAAGCGGAGCGCGCGCAGATCCTGGCCGACCGCACCACCCAGCGGCGCCTCGAAAAAGAACGCACCGAGAAAGCCCGCGAACTCGATCGCCTGGAGACCCAGCGCCAGGTCTGGCGCGAAGCGGAGGGCAGCCGCGCCACCCAGGAGGTGCTCGGTTCCGGCATCCAAGGCGTCCACGGTCTGATTTCGCAGCTCGGGCGGGTGGAAGCCCAGTACCAGGGTGCTCTGGAGGTGGCGGCCGGCAACCGGCTCAACAACGTCGTGGTCGAAGACGACGCGGTGGCCGCCCAGGCGATCGAACTGCTCAAATCGCGCCGGGCCGGGCGGGCGACCTTTCTGCCGCTCAACAAGCTGCGCTCCGGCCGCTACCTGGAGCGCCTGCACGAAGAAGGGGCGATCGGCTACGCGCTGGATCTGATCGAATTCGACCGGCGCTACGAGGCGGCCTTCGTGCAGGTCTTCGGCGACACGGTCGTCTTCCGGTCGCTGGAATTGGCCCGCCGCCAGCTCGGGCGCTACCGGATGGTGACGATGGCGGGCGAACTGCTCGAAAAATCCGGGGCGATGACCGGCGGCAGCCTGGACGCCCGCCGCGGCGGCAGCGGCTTTGCCCTCAGCGAACCGCCCGAGTTGGCCGAGATGCGCGCCCGGCTGGGCGATCTCGACCGTTTGCTTGCCACCCTGGCCGAGCGGCTGGAGCGACGCGAGCAGCGCGCCCACGAACTGCAATCGGCGGCCGAAGCGGCCCAGCGCGAACTGGTCGCCATCGAAAACCGCGCCGAGCAACTGGGCCGTGAGCACAGCACCCAGCAGGCGAGAGCGACTCAACTGCGGGTGTTTCTCGATAGCTGCCAGGTCGGCCTCGAAGCGGACCGCCAGGAACAGGCCGACCTGGCAGCGCGCTTAGGGCCGCTGCGCGAGCAGATTGTCCAGGTGCGCGAGGAGCTTGCAAAGCTGGAGCAATCCGACAACCACCACCGCTGGCAGCAGAGCCAGCAGCACCTGCGCGAACTGGAGACCGAGGTGCGCCGTTGGGAACTGCAGTTGCGCCATGCCGAGGCCGATTTGCAAAAGTCGCACCTCGACGAGCAGCTAGCCCAGGAAAAGCGCCAGAACCTCCTCTCGCGCCGCCTCGACTGGGAAGATCAAAAAGTCGAATTCGGCCAGCGCGAGGAAGAGAGCCGCACGCGGCTGGCCGAATTCGACCGGGTGATAGCGGAGCTTGCCGCCCAGGTTGCCGAATTGGAGGAGCGCCTAGTGGACATCAAGCGCGAGCGCGACCGCCTCGAAGCGCACGGGCGCGCATTGCAGCAGCGCCAGGGACAACTCAACCTCCAGCGCGAGCAGGAGCGCTTGCACCAGGGTCAGCGCGCCGCCGCCCTCGCCGCCGCCCAGGAGCGCCTTGACGAACTCGGGCCACCCGCCGAAGACGTGCCACCGCCCCCCGAGGATCTAAGTCTTGAGCAGCTGCAGGCGACCCGTCTGCGCAAGCAGCGCCGCCTCGAAGCGCTCGAACCGGTCAACATGCTCGCCATCGAAGAGTACGACCGCACCGCCGAGCGCCAGGGCGAATTGAGCGAGAAACTGGCCACCCTCCAGCGCGAGCGCAGCGAACTGCTCCTGCGCATCGAAGATTGTGACACTCTTAAGCGCAGCGCCTTCATGCAGGCCTTCGACGCGGTCAACACCCACTTCCAGTCACTCTTTGCCGAACTCTCCGACGGCGACGGCCACCTGGCCCTCGAAGACCCCGACAACCCCTTCGCAGGCGGCCTGACGCTGGTGGCCCACCCGCGCGGCAAGCAGGTGCGCCGGTTGGAGGCAATGTCGGGGGGCGAAAAATCGCTCACCGCCCTGAGCTTTATCTTTGCGCTGCAGCGCTACCGCCCGTCGCCTTTTTACGCCTTCGACGAGGTGGACATGTTCCTGGATGGCGCCAACGTCGAGCGCCTCGCCAAAATGGTCCGCCAGCAGGCAAATTCGACCCAGTTTCTGGTCGTCTCGCTCCGGCGCCCGATGATCGAGCGTGCGGACCGGGCCATCGGCGTCACTCTCGCCCGGGCGGGCCACTCACAGGTGCTTGGGGTCAAACTCGCCGCCGATGCCTCCTAG
- the gap gene encoding type I glyceraldehyde-3-phosphate dehydrogenase: MSAVKIAINGFGRIGRLVLRAGLDNPDLEFVGINDLVPPDNLAYLLKHDSTHGRFKGTVEAHPDGMVVNGRFIPCTAIKNPVELPWGSLGVDYVVESTGLFTGYDGASHHLAAGARRVVITAPTKDPEKVPTLLMGVNHDQFDPDQDLIVSNASCTTNCLAPVAKVIHERFGLAEGLMTTVHAMTATQPTVDGPSKKDWRGGRGAAQNVIPSSTGAAKAVTLVLPELKGRLTGMAFRVPVPNVSVVDLTFKTEQPTSYKAICAAMKEASENELAGILGYTEEQVVSSDFIGDAHSSIFDAGAGIELNSQFFKVVSWYDNEWGYSCRVNDLIVAMAHKEKPADS; the protein is encoded by the coding sequence ATGAGTGCCGTAAAGATTGCAATCAATGGTTTCGGCCGCATCGGCAGGCTGGTATTGCGGGCGGGTCTGGACAATCCCGACCTGGAGTTTGTCGGCATCAACGATCTGGTCCCGCCCGACAACCTCGCTTACTTGCTGAAGCACGACTCTACCCACGGCCGCTTCAAGGGCACCGTCGAAGCGCACCCGGACGGCATGGTCGTCAACGGCCGATTCATTCCGTGCACGGCGATCAAAAACCCGGTCGAACTGCCCTGGGGATCGCTGGGGGTCGATTATGTCGTCGAATCGACAGGGCTGTTTACCGGGTACGACGGGGCTTCCCACCACCTGGCGGCCGGGGCGCGGCGCGTGGTGATCACCGCTCCGACCAAAGACCCTGAGAAGGTGCCGACGCTGCTGATGGGCGTCAACCACGACCAATTCGATCCGGACCAAGACTTGATCGTCTCCAATGCCAGCTGCACGACCAACTGCCTGGCACCGGTGGCTAAGGTGATCCACGAGCGCTTTGGCCTTGCTGAAGGACTGATGACCACCGTGCACGCGATGACTGCGACGCAGCCCACTGTGGACGGCCCGAGCAAAAAAGATTGGCGCGGCGGCCGGGGCGCGGCCCAGAACGTTATTCCCTCCTCCACCGGGGCGGCCAAGGCAGTGACGCTGGTACTGCCCGAGTTGAAGGGCCGGCTCACCGGCATGGCCTTTCGGGTGCCCGTACCGAACGTCTCGGTGGTCGATCTCACCTTCAAGACCGAGCAACCCACCAGCTACAAGGCGATCTGCGCCGCGATGAAAGAAGCCTCGGAAAACGAACTGGCGGGCATCCTGGGCTACACCGAGGAGCAGGTGGTCTCCAGCGATTTTATCGGCGACGCCCATTCGAGCATCTTCGACGCCGGGGCCGGTATCGAACTCAATTCCCAATTTTTTAAAGTGGTCAGCTGGTACGACAACGAGTGGGGCTACTCCTGCCGGGTAAACGATCTGATCGTCGCGATGGCCCACAAAGAAAAACCCGCCGATTCCTAG
- a CDS encoding high frequency lysogenization protein HflD has protein sequence MLYVVSAFGLGALHALEPGHGKSLMAAYLVGSRGRPWDAVVLGLVVTLTHTLSVYLLAALTLVAARYFAPAWVEHYLELISGLLVLAVGAWLVWQRAIARLWAGWNHRLSHALNMRHDHDHGYHGHSNDHEHDHDHEHGHSHDHPHGSVRTGERLDTRALIALGVSGGVVPCPGALAVLLTAVAAGGLSDVLQGLGLVVVFSLGLASVLIGLGLSLVLSVHWLEKRIDGSERYAPLVGQASAWFIFALGAYLTVRAVWS, from the coding sequence ATGCTGTACGTTGTATCCGCTTTTGGTCTGGGAGCCCTGCACGCGCTGGAGCCGGGCCACGGCAAGAGCTTGATGGCGGCTTATCTGGTGGGCAGCCGCGGCCGGCCCTGGGACGCGGTGGTCCTGGGGCTGGTGGTCACCCTCACCCATACGCTGAGCGTCTATTTGCTGGCGGCGCTGACGCTGGTGGCGGCCCGCTATTTTGCGCCTGCGTGGGTGGAGCACTATCTGGAACTGATTTCGGGGCTATTGGTGCTGGCGGTGGGTGCCTGGCTGGTGTGGCAGCGGGCGATTGCCCGGCTCTGGGCCGGTTGGAATCATCGCCTCAGCCACGCGCTCAACATGCGGCACGACCATGACCATGGCTACCATGGCCACTCCAATGATCATGAGCACGATCACGATCACGAGCATGGCCACTCCCACGATCATCCCCACGGGAGCGTGCGCACCGGCGAGCGGCTCGATACCCGGGCGCTGATTGCCCTGGGCGTCTCCGGGGGGGTGGTGCCCTGTCCGGGGGCACTCGCGGTGTTGCTCACGGCGGTGGCGGCGGGCGGGCTGTCCGACGTTCTGCAGGGACTGGGGTTGGTGGTGGTCTTCAGCCTCGGGCTGGCCTCGGTGCTGATCGGTCTGGGCCTCAGCCTGGTGCTCTCGGTCCACTGGCTCGAAAAGCGCATCGACGGCAGTGAACGCTACGCACCCCTGGTCGGCCAGGCCAGCGCCTGGTTCATCTTTGCCCTGGGGGCGTACCTGACGGTGCGCGCCGTCTGGTCCTGA
- a CDS encoding L-lactate dehydrogenase: protein MKGAIVGAGAVGMAIAYSMLIQNTFDELVLVDIDRRKVEGEVMDLVHGIPFVEPSVVRAGTLADCRGVDVVVITAGARQREGETRLSLVQRNVEIFRGLIGEIMEHCPNAILLVVSNPVDVMTYVAMKLAGLPPSRVIGSGTVLDTARFRYLLAERLRVDPRSLHAYIIGEHGDSEVPVWSRANVAGAFLSEIEPAVGTPDDPAKMFEVFEHVKNAAYEIIERKGATSWAIGLATTQIVRAITRNQNRVLPVSVLMSGLHGIEEVCLAYPAVLNRQGIDRLVKFSLSPGEEEQLQRSARVMRQTLDGIQF from the coding sequence ATCAAAGGGGCGATCGTCGGAGCCGGCGCAGTCGGCATGGCGATCGCCTATTCCATGCTCATCCAGAACACCTTCGACGAATTGGTGCTGGTCGATATCGACCGGCGCAAAGTCGAAGGGGAAGTGATGGACCTGGTCCACGGCATTCCCTTTGTCGAGCCGTCCGTGGTGCGCGCGGGCACCCTCGCCGATTGCCGGGGGGTGGATGTGGTGGTGATTACGGCGGGGGCCCGGCAGCGGGAGGGGGAGACCCGCCTGTCGCTGGTGCAGCGCAACGTCGAAATTTTCCGCGGTCTGATTGGCGAGATCATGGAGCACTGCCCGAACGCCATTTTGCTGGTGGTCAGCAACCCGGTGGACGTGATGACCTACGTGGCGATGAAACTGGCCGGATTGCCGCCCTCGCGGGTGATCGGTTCCGGGACGGTGCTCGACACCGCCCGATTCCGCTATTTGCTCGCCGAACGGCTCAGAGTCGATCCGCGCAGTCTGCACGCCTACATCATCGGCGAGCACGGCGACAGCGAGGTGCCTGTCTGGAGCCGCGCCAACGTCGCCGGGGCTTTTTTGAGCGAGATCGAGCCGGCGGTGGGCACCCCCGACGACCCGGCGAAGATGTTCGAAGTTTTTGAGCACGTCAAAAACGCCGCCTACGAAATCATCGAGCGCAAGGGGGCGACTTCCTGGGCGATTGGCCTCGCCACCACCCAGATCGTGCGCGCCATCACCCGCAACCAGAACCGGGTGCTGCCGGTGAGTGTCTTGATGAGCGGCCTGCACGGCATTGAGGAGGTGTGCCTGGCCTATCCGGCGGTGCTCAACCGCCAGGGGATCGACCGGCTGGTGAAATTTTCGCTCTCGCCGGGTGAGGAAGAGCAATTGCAGCGCTCGGCCCGGGTGATGCGCCAGACTCTCGACGGGATCCAGTTTTAA
- the pyk gene encoding pyruvate kinase: MQPLDRRTKVVATIGPASSSPEVLRQLVKAGINVARLNFSHGSYEDHARMVKLLREVSEELDTPITLLQDLQGPKIRVGQMPEGGLALGEGDELTLLPVAEFAGEPGTVSIDYPYLVEEATPGTQVLLDDGLLEFAVVEVKGNAVRCRVVRGGVLKSRKGVNLPSLDLRLPSMTEKDKQDLEFGLEQGVDWVSLSFVRRGEDIRVLKGLLAEHGAADVPVIAKIEKPQAIANLEEILDEVQGIMVARGDLGVEMSPEKVPLLQKRIIRLCNRRGIPVITATQMLDSMIRNPRPTRAEASDVANAILDGSDAVMLSGESAVGDFPVQSVEMLVRIAKEVEREFTFDNNPPAKSDEIHALCESLGTIDKILALHCIATFTTTGFSASIAAAERPKAPVVAFTPDLKVYHRLNLVWGVKPLLLEHPAAELEKLIEQMESCLVERNLAAPGDRMLVLGGSPVQRAGGTNFLKIHTLH, from the coding sequence ATGCAGCCTTTAGACCGTCGAACGAAAGTCGTCGCGACGATCGGTCCTGCGAGCAGTTCGCCGGAAGTGCTTCGGCAGCTGGTGAAGGCAGGAATCAACGTCGCGCGCTTGAATTTTTCCCACGGCAGCTACGAAGACCACGCGCGCATGGTCAAGCTGCTGCGGGAGGTCTCCGAGGAACTCGACACCCCGATTACGCTATTGCAGGATTTGCAGGGGCCGAAGATCCGCGTGGGCCAGATGCCCGAGGGCGGGCTGGCTTTAGGGGAGGGCGACGAGCTGACGCTGTTGCCGGTGGCGGAATTTGCGGGCGAACCCGGCACGGTATCCATCGACTACCCGTATCTTGTGGAGGAGGCGACGCCGGGTACCCAGGTGCTCCTGGACGACGGCTTGCTCGAATTTGCCGTGGTTGAGGTGAAGGGCAACGCCGTGCGCTGCCGGGTGGTGCGCGGGGGGGTGCTCAAAAGCCGCAAGGGGGTCAACCTGCCCAGTCTGGATTTGCGCCTGCCCTCGATGACCGAAAAGGACAAGCAAGATCTCGAATTTGGACTGGAGCAGGGGGTCGATTGGGTGTCTTTGAGCTTCGTGCGCCGGGGCGAGGACATTCGCGTGCTCAAAGGACTGCTCGCTGAACACGGGGCCGCCGATGTGCCGGTGATCGCCAAGATTGAGAAACCCCAGGCGATCGCCAATCTGGAGGAGATTCTCGATGAAGTGCAGGGAATCATGGTGGCCAGGGGCGATCTGGGCGTTGAGATGAGCCCGGAGAAGGTGCCGCTGCTGCAAAAGCGGATCATTCGGCTTTGTAACCGGCGGGGCATTCCGGTGATCACCGCCACCCAGATGCTCGACAGCATGATCCGCAATCCCCGGCCGACCCGCGCTGAGGCGAGTGATGTCGCCAACGCCATCCTGGACGGCAGCGACGCGGTGATGCTCTCGGGCGAATCGGCGGTGGGCGATTTTCCGGTGCAGTCGGTGGAGATGCTCGTGCGCATCGCCAAAGAAGTCGAGCGGGAGTTTACCTTCGACAACAATCCGCCCGCCAAATCCGATGAAATCCACGCCCTGTGCGAATCGCTGGGCACCATCGACAAGATCTTGGCCCTGCACTGTATTGCCACTTTTACTACCACCGGCTTCAGCGCTTCGATCGCGGCCGCGGAGCGGCCGAAGGCGCCGGTGGTCGCCTTCACCCCCGACTTGAAGGTGTATCACCGGTTGAATCTGGTCTGGGGCGTGAAGCCCTTGCTGTTGGAGCACCCGGCGGCGGAACTCGAAAAACTGATCGAGCAGATGGAAAGCTGCCTTGTCGAACGCAACCTCGCCGCCCCCGGCGACCGGATGCTGGTGCTGGGAGGTAGCCCCGTCCAGAGGGCGGGCGGCACGAATTTTCTGAAGATCCATACGCTGCACTAA